One Ilumatobacter coccineus YM16-304 genomic window, CCGTCGAGGAACGGGGGGTGCGACTCATTCGACTCTGGTTCACCGACGTGCTCGGCAACCTCAAGAGCCTCGCCATCTCGCCGGCCGAGCTCGACAACGCACTCAGCGACGGCATGACCTTCGACGGCTCGTCGATCGACGGTTTCAGCCGGGTGCAGGAAGCCGACGTGCTGGCCATTCCCGACCCCGACACGTTCGAGCTGCTGCCGTGGGGCGACCCGCAGGCGCCCGAGGCTCGCGTGTTCTGCAACATCCACAACCTCGACGGCACGCCGTTCCAGGGCGACCCTCGCCAGGTGCTACGACGCCACGTCAAGGCCGCTCACGACGCCGGCCTCACGTTCTACGTGGCCCCCGACGTCGAGTTCTTCTACTTCGAGAAGCTCGAGCCCGGCAAGCCACCCGTGCCGATCGACGACGGCGGGTTCTTCGACCTCAGCACCAGCGCGGTCACCTCCGAGCTGCGCAAGCGCACCATCCGCACGCTCGAAGCGTTGGGTATCCCGGTCGAGTACAGCTTCCACGAAGACGCCCCCGGTCAGCAGGAGATCGACCTCCGCCACACCGACGCGCTCACCATGGCCGACAGCGTCATGACCTTCCGCCTCGCGGTGCGCGAGATCGCTGCCCGCAACGGCGTCCACGCCACGTTCATGCCCAAGCCGCTCGAAGGCCTGCAGGGCTCGGGCATGCACCTCCACATGTCGCTGTTCCGCGGCGACGACAACGCGTTCTACAGCGAGTCCGACGACTACGACCTGTCCGACACGGCGAAGTCGTTCATGGCCGGTCTGCTGCGACACGCCGGTGAGATCACCGCCGTCACCAACCAGACGGTCAACAGCTACAAGCGGCTCGTGCCGAACTTCGAAGCGCCGGTGCACGTCAGCTGGGCTCGCAACAACCGCAGTGGCCTCATCCGAGTTCCGATCACCAAGAACTCCAACCCCAACGCCACGCGCATCGAGTACCGCTCCCCCGACCCGGCGTGCAACCCCTACCTGGCGTTCAGCCTGTTGCTCGCCGCCGGTATGAAGGGCGTCGAGGAAGGGTACGAGTTGCCCGACGAGGCCGACGCGAACCTGTTCGAAGCCGACGACGCCGTGCTCGACGAACTCGGCATCACGCAGCTTCCGCAGTCGCTCAACGACGCACTCGTCGTCATGGAGAAGAGCGAACTCGTGCGTGAAGCGCTCGGCGAACACATCTTCGAGTGGTTCGTCCGCAACAAACGTTCCGAATGGCGGGCCTACAAGACCCAGGTCACCGCATTCGAGACCGACCGATACCTCAAGGCGCTCTGAACGGACCGAAACCATGGCTGATCCGACTCGAATGCTCGCCGTCGTTCCAGACCCACCGTCTCCCGAGTTGGCGCGAACGCTCGATCTCGCCGGCTACTCGTGGAAGGCCGTCGGCTCGATCGGCGCAGCCGGCGAAGCCGAACCCGACGGCGGGTGGGCCGGCGTCGTCATCGACGCCACCGAGAGCGTCGAGAACGCGTGGAGCTTCCTCCGCACGATCCGCAAGCACCACTCCGACCCGATCCCGGCACTCGTCCTCGTCGCGGGCACGCAACTCGACGAGCTCGAGCATCGTGACGACATGTTCGACGACTTCTGTCTGACACCGTTCCACCCGGCCGAGCTCGAAGCGCGCCTGCGCCACCTCCTCACCTCCGAGACCGATGTGGTCCAGGCCGATCTCGTCGAGTACGGCGATCTCACGCTCAATCTCGAGACCTACCAGGCATCGATCGGCGGTCGTCCGCTCGACATGACCTACATGGAGTACGAGCTGCTGAAGTTCCTCACGCAGAACCCCGGCAAGGTGTTCACCCGAGAGATCCTCCTCAGCCGTGTGTGGGGCTACGAGTACTACGGCGGCGCTCGCACGGTCGACGTGCACATCCGTCGACTCCGCGCCAAGCTCGGCGAGGAGCACGCGGGTCTGATCCAGACGGTGCGTTCGGTGGGCTATCGCTTCGGTCAGTCCCGCTGGGACGGCTGACCGCCCCGTTCACTGCAAGAAGTTCGCCACCGTGGTGGTGACGAGGTTGGCGAACACCTTCGCGCCCTCGTCGCCCGGGTGGATGCCGTCGCTGCGCAGCACGCCCTCGGTCGGGGCGAGTTCGCTCCATCGCCCGATCGTCGCGTTGCCGCGTGCGGTGAGGCGGGACTCGATCGCCTCGTTGACCTCGGCGGTGGCTTCGGGCCGGTCGCCGAAGTAGGTGTTGACCCAGATCAGCGGTGCGCCGTCGGGGATGGGGTCGAGGATCTCGTCGATCTCGGCGGCCACCTCGTCGGTGTCGTTGTACTGGCCGATGTCGTTGGTGCCGAGCGCCACCACCCAGAGCGTCTCCTCGGGGTCGGATTCGAGGCCGGCGGCGATGAACTCGGCGATGTCGGCTCCGCTCGCGTTGTCGCCGAAGGTGACGCCGATGCGCTTTCCGGTCTGCGCGTTGATCGACACGTCGGCGAAGCCGAGTTGCTCGAACTGCTCTTCGAGATAGGGGGAGGCACCGACCGTGATCGAGTCGCCGATCATCACGATCGAATCGACGCTGCCGGTGTCGATGGCGCGTACCTCGGCGCTACCCGAGATGCTGCCGAGGTCGGAGCCGAGTCCGATGGTCGGCAGCGGTGACTCCTCGAAGGGCTCACCGGAGGTGGTGTCGGCGTCGCTTCCGCCGCACGCGGCCAGGCCGAGCGCGGCAACGAGGAGGAGACCGGTGATACGAGGGGACGTCACTCCGACATTCTGGCAACCGGGGAGGGCCGCTCCGCGTCACCCTCGCCGTCACGCTTGTCACTCACGCCCGAGCGGCCAGGTGGCAGATGTGGAGATCAGAGCTGTTGAATCCGAGCGGCGAACGACGCGTGAGCGGTGAGCATCTCGTCGAGACGGTCGCTCACGAGCATGCCGTTGCGCACGACGGGCGTTCCGGCGACCACGGTGTCTCGTGCTCCGGTCGGCCCGCAACGAAGCCACGCTTCGATCGGGTCGGCGATGGCACCAGCGAACGACGGGCCGGTGAGCGACCAGACCGCTATGTCGCCGACGGCACCGACCGTGATGGTGCCCAGTTCGCCCTCGCGCCCGAGGCACCCGGCACCGCCGATGGTGGCGACTTCGAGCGCCATGCGCGCGGTACCGGCGTCGGCGCCGTCACGCAGTTTGGCGAGGAGCATGGCCTGGCGTGCTTCGAGCCACAGCGATGCGGCGTCGGCAGATGACGATCCGTCGACGCCGAGGCCGACCTTGACACCGGCCGCGCGGAGATCGACCACCGGGGCGATCCCCGAGGCGAGGATCATGTTGCTCGACGGACAGTGCGCTGCGCCCACGCCCGCTGCGCCGAGCCGTTGGATCTCGTCGTGGTTCGGCATGACGCAGTGCGCGACCCAGGTGCGATCGGTGCACCAGCCCGTCCGCTCGAGGTACTCCATCGGCCGACAACCGAACGTGGCGAGGCTGAACTCGTCGTCTTCGGCGTTCTCGGCGAAGTGCGTGTGGAGGCGCACGTCGAGCCGTTCGGCGAGTTCGGCCGTGCGGACCATCAGGTCTTCGGTGACCGAGAACGGCGAACACGGCGCCAGCGCGATGCGCGTCATCGCTCCGTGCGACGGGTCGTGATGGCGGCTCACGGCCGCTTCGCACGCGGCGAGAATCTCGTCGTCGTCGGCGACCACGTCGTCGGGTGGGAGGCCGCCGTCCTTCTCCGACAGCGACATCGAGCCGCGAGTCGGGTGGAAACGGATGCCCAGGTCGGTCGCCGCGTCGATCTCGGCCGTGAGCAGGTCACCGGCGCCGTGCGGGTGCAGGTAGAGGTGGTCGGACGACGTGGTGCAGCCCGACAGCGCCAACTCGGCCAACCCGACCCACGCCGACACGTGGACCGACTCGGTGTCGATCGCCCGCCACAGTGGGTACAGCGACTGCAGCCACCCGAACAGCGGCTTGTCGGTCATCGGCGGGAACGCCCGCGTCAGGTTCTGGTACAGGTGGTGATGTGTGTTGACGAGCCCCGGCGTGACCAGGCAGTCGGACGCGTCGATCGTCTGTCGACCCGCGGGTGCGGGGCCGTCCCCGACGCCGCTGACGAGACCATCGGTGATGGCGACCCAGCCGCCGGCGATCTCACGCCGCTGTGCGTCGACCGTCGCGACGCATCGGGCGTTGACGATGACGAGATCGGCGACTTGCTCCGACGCGGTGATGTCGGACATGTCGGCGGTCAGTCGTCGAGTTCGAGGAGTTCGCTGCCGGGGTGGCGAGCGACGCCATCACGACGGAGGAACTCGCCGAGGATCGCCGACGCGGCCGCGCCGCTCATGAGCAGCCCGACGGGAATCAGGATCATCACGACGATGAGGGCGATCGCTCCAGCCATGACGTGATGTTACCCGGCGGGGCAGTGAGCGATGGCTTCGACTTCGACCAAGAAGTTGGCCGGGAGCGAGGCGACGGCCACGCACGATCGGGCCGGGCGGTGATTGCCGAACGCTGCCGAGTAGACCTCGTTGAACGCGGCGTAGTTCTCCATGTCGGTCAGGAAGCACGTGGTCTTGACGACGTCGCTCATCGACGCGCCGACCGATTCGAGTTGCATCTGGAGGTTCTTCATCGTCTGCTCGGTCTCGGGCACGACGCCGCCGTCGACGACCGAACCGTCGAGCAGGCCGCCCTGGCCTGAGACGAAGACGTAGTCGCCAGCGCGAACGACCGGTGTGTAGGGACCCAGGGGCTTTGGCATGTGATCAGGCTAGGCGCGCCGAGGTCGGCAACTGCAAAGGATGATCGACCTGTCGCCAGGCCGCTGCGAGGGCTGCGGCGAACACCGCATCGCTGGCGTTGACGGGGTCACCGGCGCTGCTCGGAGCGATCGCGATGTCGATCTCGGGTGTGTCGGTGGCCCGCAGCACGCCGAACGATCGGATCGTCAGGTCGAGGGGCACGCCGTCTTCGTCGAGCGCGATCGATTCGCCGAGGACGAGCCCCAGCGCCATGTGGACCGCGCCGATGCAGTACGAGCGAAGGACGACGTCGTCGAGGGGGTCGCCGCAGTCGACCGTGACGTTCGGTCGCCCATCGGCGTCGACCACGGCGGTGGCGGTGGCCCCGTCGGGCGAGGTGACCGTGTCGGGCGATTCGCCGAGCGACGCGACGACGGCGGCGACCTCCGCCCACACCGCACCGCGCAGCGCTGCCGACACGGGCGGTCCGGCGAGATCGACGAACTCGACGTCGACGGCGGGGGCGACCGAGCGGAGGGCGTGGCGAATCGTCTCCTCGTCGGCGACGTTCGCCGGGCGGGCGACTCGCGCCGTGCCCGAGCCGTCGGCGGCGACACCGACCGCCAGCGGAGGTCGTTTGGCTCCGAGCCGGACGACGTCTTCGCGAGCGAACAGCACGCGCACGGTGCGGCCGTGCTGGTCGGCGAGCCGACGGGCGACCGAGCCGACGCTCGAGTCGGACTTGCCACCGAACGCTCCCCCGTTGCCGAGCGGAGAACTCGGCTGACCGCCGGGCGAACACCATGCCGCGTCGGGTTCGAGGTAGGCCGGTTCGACCCACGTGGTCTGCAGCGATCGGGCCCACTCCCCCGGCGGCAGTTCGATCGGCCACTGCGCCGCCGCGGTCGTGCGCCGACCCTGCACCTTGCCGGCGAGGCGACGAGCTGCACCGATCGTCTCGGCGGCCACCCACTCGCCGTCTTGGCCGAGCAGCGCGACGAGTGCGTCGTCAGGGGCCTCGTCGTCGCTGAACCCGCCGTACCCGAGCGCCACCTGCGCTCCGACGGTCTGCGCCGCGCCGCCTTCGATCAGCGCGCGTCGCTCGGCTGCTGCGAGGTCACGGTCGAGCGGTTCGCGAGCGTCACCGCGAGCCACGCGCACCGCTGCCTCGCGCACGGTCTGCCAGCCGGTACAGCGGCACAGGTGTGCGAGCAGCGCCTTGTCGACCGCCTCGCGATCGGCGAGTTGCTCGGGTGTCAGCACCGACAAGCGGGCGATGATGCCGGGGGTGCAGAAGCCGCACTGGCTCGCGCCGGCATCGCAGAACGCTCGGGCCCACGCGTCTCGGTCGGCGAGCCCGTCGACCGTCGTGACGGATCGCCCACGGACACGACTCACCGGGGTCACGCACGCCACGCGCGGTCTGCCGTCGACCAGGACCGTGCAGCAGCCACATTGGCCTTGCGGACTGCATCCGTCTTTGGGCGAGCGCACACCGAGCTCGTCGCGCAACGCGTCGAGCAACGACACGGCGTCGTCGGTCACGACGACCGAGTCACCGTCGAGCTCGAAGTCGATGGTCATGTGGCCGTGGGGATCATGCGCGGCTCACGACATCGCCCAGCGGCACATTCACTGGCACGCCCTGCCGGCATGGTCGGCCCGCGTCGAGGCCGGTGCCGAGCGGTCAGCGGCCACCGTCGAGTTCGTCGGTCAGCGCCACGAAGGCCTCCCACTGTCCGGTGGCGAGGAGTTCGGCCTGACGTGGCCACGATTCGGGCTTGTGGATCTGATAGCGCGGGCCGGCTGCGTCGAGCATGGAACGCAGGTCGGCGGTGTCGGTGTCGGCGAGTCCGCGCCAGGTGTCGATGCCGATGCCACGGCACAGCTCCGAGATCTTCGGACCGATGCCTTCGACCACGGTCAGGTCGTCGAGCGCGATCTTCTTGCCGATCGCCGCGGCTGCTGCTGCGAGGTCGAGCGCCGGGGCGTCGGCCGCTCGCGCTGCATCGGCATCGGCAGCGGGGGTTTCGGCCTCGGTGGCGTCGGCCTCGACGCCGTCCTCGGTGATGCCGTCCTCGGTGGCCTCGGCCTCGTTGGCGTCGTCGGCATCGGCCTCGTTGGCGTCGTCGGCATCGGCATCGATCGGGTCGGGCACGGCGACGAGACCTGCCACCGTGGCGGGCCGTTCGTTTTCGTCGGCGGCGTCACCGTCGGCGTCCGACGGATCCGGCATGATCCCGGAGCTCGTCGCATCGGCGTCGGTGTCAGCAGGCTCGTCG contains:
- a CDS encoding glutamine synthetase family protein translates to MIDQQREYVLRSVEERGVRLIRLWFTDVLGNLKSLAISPAELDNALSDGMTFDGSSIDGFSRVQEADVLAIPDPDTFELLPWGDPQAPEARVFCNIHNLDGTPFQGDPRQVLRRHVKAAHDAGLTFYVAPDVEFFYFEKLEPGKPPVPIDDGGFFDLSTSAVTSELRKRTIRTLEALGIPVEYSFHEDAPGQQEIDLRHTDALTMADSVMTFRLAVREIAARNGVHATFMPKPLEGLQGSGMHLHMSLFRGDDNAFYSESDDYDLSDTAKSFMAGLLRHAGEITAVTNQTVNSYKRLVPNFEAPVHVSWARNNRSGLIRVPITKNSNPNATRIEYRSPDPACNPYLAFSLLLAAGMKGVEEGYELPDEADANLFEADDAVLDELGITQLPQSLNDALVVMEKSELVREALGEHIFEWFVRNKRSEWRAYKTQVTAFETDRYLKAL
- a CDS encoding response regulator transcription factor, giving the protein MADPTRMLAVVPDPPSPELARTLDLAGYSWKAVGSIGAAGEAEPDGGWAGVVIDATESVENAWSFLRTIRKHHSDPIPALVLVAGTQLDELEHRDDMFDDFCLTPFHPAELEARLRHLLTSETDVVQADLVEYGDLTLNLETYQASIGGRPLDMTYMEYELLKFLTQNPGKVFTREILLSRVWGYEYYGGARTVDVHIRRLRAKLGEEHAGLIQTVRSVGYRFGQSRWDG
- a CDS encoding GDSL-type esterase/lipase family protein codes for the protein MTSPRITGLLLVAALGLAACGGSDADTTSGEPFEESPLPTIGLGSDLGSISGSAEVRAIDTGSVDSIVMIGDSITVGASPYLEEQFEQLGFADVSINAQTGKRIGVTFGDNASGADIAEFIAAGLESDPEETLWVVALGTNDIGQYNDTDEVAAEIDEILDPIPDGAPLIWVNTYFGDRPEATAEVNEAIESRLTARGNATIGRWSELAPTEGVLRSDGIHPGDEGAKVFANLVTTTVANFLQ
- a CDS encoding 8-oxoguanine deaminase translates to MSDITASEQVADLVIVNARCVATVDAQRREIAGGWVAITDGLVSGVGDGPAPAGRQTIDASDCLVTPGLVNTHHHLYQNLTRAFPPMTDKPLFGWLQSLYPLWRAIDTESVHVSAWVGLAELALSGCTTSSDHLYLHPHGAGDLLTAEIDAATDLGIRFHPTRGSMSLSEKDGGLPPDDVVADDDEILAACEAAVSRHHDPSHGAMTRIALAPCSPFSVTEDLMVRTAELAERLDVRLHTHFAENAEDDEFSLATFGCRPMEYLERTGWCTDRTWVAHCVMPNHDEIQRLGAAGVGAAHCPSSNMILASGIAPVVDLRAAGVKVGLGVDGSSSADAASLWLEARQAMLLAKLRDGADAGTARMALEVATIGGAGCLGREGELGTITVGAVGDIAVWSLTGPSFAGAIADPIEAWLRCGPTGARDTVVAGTPVVRNGMLVSDRLDEMLTAHASFAARIQQL
- a CDS encoding RidA family protein, with protein sequence MPKPLGPYTPVVRAGDYVFVSGQGGLLDGSVVDGGVVPETEQTMKNLQMQLESVGASMSDVVKTTCFLTDMENYAAFNEVYSAAFGNHRPARSCVAVASLPANFLVEVEAIAHCPAG
- a CDS encoding 2Fe-2S iron-sulfur cluster-binding protein — its product is MTIDFELDGDSVVVTDDAVSLLDALRDELGVRSPKDGCSPQGQCGCCTVLVDGRPRVACVTPVSRVRGRSVTTVDGLADRDAWARAFCDAGASQCGFCTPGIIARLSVLTPEQLADREAVDKALLAHLCRCTGWQTVREAAVRVARGDAREPLDRDLAAAERRALIEGGAAQTVGAQVALGYGGFSDDEAPDDALVALLGQDGEWVAAETIGAARRLAGKVQGRRTTAAAQWPIELPPGEWARSLQTTWVEPAYLEPDAAWCSPGGQPSSPLGNGGAFGGKSDSSVGSVARRLADQHGRTVRVLFAREDVVRLGAKRPPLAVGVAADGSGTARVARPANVADEETIRHALRSVAPAVDVEFVDLAGPPVSAALRGAVWAEVAAVVASLGESPDTVTSPDGATATAVVDADGRPNVTVDCGDPLDDVVLRSYCIGAVHMALGLVLGESIALDEDGVPLDLTIRSFGVLRATDTPEIDIAIAPSSAGDPVNASDAVFAAALAAAWRQVDHPLQLPTSARLA